Proteins found in one Kluyveromyces marxianus DMKU3-1042 DNA, complete genome, chromosome 2 genomic segment:
- the SAK1 gene encoding serine/threonine protein kinase SAK1, which translates to MQAAYGKQDKDDKTVATEVGYRESLSMSNASSTDSLDLLLERQRQRQLNHPLHQRHIGPVLSAEKGSGSNSSAGGKAGSGSRSTFDPVKETNTVSLEYDPISKRKVLNTYEIIEELGHGQHGKVKLARDLVTKQLVAIKIVDRHKKRSFSDRWASRLKNPQSGIEDEKIKREIAIMKKCHHEHVVKLIEVLDDVKSRKIYLVLEYCSRGEIKWCPGDIIETKARGPPLLSFQRTREIFRGVLSGLEYLHFQGIIHRDIKPANLLLSEDGTVKISDFGVSIAFSSDNSSDSLNELELAKTAGTPAFFAPEICLVGDSIEKLDIDPNNKEPLISFPIDIWAMGVTLHCLLFGKLPFISEFELELFEKIVNERLSFAAFKDAAKLSVSQIQSEEEYEAAKDLLEKLLEKNPRKRISILESKMHPWVCWDFNNLTSLNDEEKALKLKEKSRFQRSPIDEVEQISISEHELDTAVGGIGHKLKHKMQKVLPSLKRNQHPKLSAEGSEFNGIHSDPLFGENLKTYASCTDNGNLILSEEAENLRNNVNTSTNNNNSNISPFSQPKKDISAREIFQQELQRFDDKRNPDSIVSLPVNSSFASLDSFYIDNFATRRVNDNPFSGTHNQSYMVDNFERPIPNYLPKNNSNGRVPTQNSFRIPSPSALQIDSLTMSSGISGRNMRNSLHSPVLSPTGAFNRRSSNDFPNAAISNRLRKPVVLPPQDKIQNNTPTDQRSFQDNIKKSPVISQFEKRTRKSNIVFEGLQESDGESQSTTSQIDHGNVFHVGGESDQESRMDDGFYLSDSHSDAESLPFQFGIDSEHGSVLSLRDLSGSRRNSIPSYNDATDRHFPHASGKESKSHSEISEDDFGGTLGSDQTLSRERGDSTDKNFAIPSSAFVDSYTEMEEVPPEMLCLIPETQSQMESSSTHTRSSSRGYCQNVTIPVLPTTQESSFDHIVTMNNSNKAKTLLQNVLSSSNTTRTKSFSNLFQHRTPYNESDQIPASSFINPHLSQNNAGSHDTKHNSRLNDHEVQGRFRSKSVSVGLLAENQEKNRK; encoded by the coding sequence ATGCAAGCCGCATATGGCAAGCAAGATAAAGACGACAAGACGGTTGCAACAGAGGTCGGGTACCGAGAATCGCTGTCGATGTCAAATGCGTCATCTACTGACTCGCTAGATTTGTTGCTGGAGAGGCAACGACAGCGACAGTTGAACCATCCGTTGCATCAGAGACACATTGGCCCAGTTTTAAGTGCTGAAAAAGGCAGTGGGAGTAATAGTAGCGCCGGAGGTAAGGCTGGTAGTGGATCCAGAAGCACGTTTGACCCGGTGAAGGAGACAAACACGGTGTCTTTGGAGTACGATCCTATCTCAAAACGTAAAGTGTTGAACACGTATGAAATTATCGAAGAGTTGGGCCATGGACAACACGGAAAGGTTAAACTAGCTCGGGATTTGGTGACTAAACAGTTGGTTGCAATTAAGATCGTCGATAGACACAAGAAGCGTAGCTTCAGTGATAGATGGGCCAGCAGGCTAAAGAATCCACAATCTGGGATTGAGGACGAAAAAATCAAGAGGGAAATTGCGATAATGAAAAAGTGTCACCATGAACATGTAGTGAAGTTGATCGAAGTTTTGGACGACGTGAAGTCCAGGAAAATTTATTTGGTACTCGAATATTGCTCCAGGGGAGAAATAAAATGGTGTCCTGGTGATATCATCGAAACAAAAGCAAGAGGACCCCCACTTTTGAGCTTTCAGAGAACTCGAGAAATATTTAGAGGTGTTCTTTCAGGCTTAGAATACTTGCATTTTCAAGGTATCATCCACAGAGATATCAAACCAGCCAATCTATTATTATCGGAGGATGGAACTGTTAAAATATCAGATTTTGGTGTCTCAATTGCCTTTTCGTCGGATAATAGCAGCGATTCTTTAAACGAATTGGAACTCGCAAAAACAGCTGGTACTCCAGCTTTCTTTGCTCCTGAAATATGTCTTGTTGGAGACTCTATTGAAAAACTGGATATAGACCCTAATAACAAGGAACCTTTAATTTCATTCCCTATCGATATTTGGGCAATGGGTGTCACTTTGCATTGTTTACTCTTTGGAAAACTCCCGTTTATTTCAGAGTTTGAGTTGGAGCTCTTTGAGAAAATAGTAAACGAACGCTTGTCCTTCGCTGCTTTCAAAGATGCTGCCAAATTGTCTGTCTCCCAAATTcaatctgaagaagagtatGAGGCAGCAAAGGATTTACTAGAGAaacttttggaaaaaaaccCAAGGAAAAGGATATCGATACTGGAATCGAAAATGCACCCATGGGTTTGTTGGGATTTCAATAATTTAACATCCttaaatgatgaagaaaaagcgTTAAaactcaaagaaaaatcaagatTCCAACGAAGTCCAATTGATGAGGTAGAACAAATATCTATTTCTGAACATGAGCTTGATACTGCTGTTGGTGGTATAGGTCATAAACTAAAGCACAAAATGCAAAAAGTTTTACcttctttgaagagaaaTCAGCATCCAAAACTGAGCGCCGAAGGTTCAGAATTCAACGGAATACATTCAGATCCTCTCTTTGGAGAGAATTTAAAAACTTATGCATCATGTACTGATAATGGAAACTTAATATTGAgtgaagaagctgaaaaTTTAAGAAATAACGTGAATACAAGCacaaacaataataattcGAATATAAGTCCTTTTAGTCAACCTAAAAAGGATATATCTGCAAGAGAAATATTCCAGCAAGAATTGCAAAGATTCGATGACAAGAGAAACCCTGATTCGATCGTTTCTCTCCCAGTAAACTCTTCGTTTGCTTCATTGGACAGCTTTTATATAGATAATTTTGCTACTCGAAGAGTTAATGACAATCCATTTTCTGGCACTCACAACCAGTCATATATGGTCGACAATTTTGAAAGACCCATTCCAAACTATCTGCCAAAGAATAATTCTAACGGTAGAGTACCAACTCAAAACTCTTTTCGAATCCCTTCACCAAGCGCGCTGCAAATTGATAGCTTAACAATGTCATCAGGAATATCAGGGAGAAACATGCGAAATAGTTTACATTCACCTGTACTATCACCAACAGGAGCCTTTAACAGAAGATCCAGTAACGATTTTCCCAATGCAGCAATAAGTAATAGGCTAAGAAAACCAGTCGTTCTGCCTCCGCAAGataaaattcaaaataacACGCCAACTGACCAAAGATCCTTTCAAgataatataaaaaagagTCCTGTAATTTCCCAATTTGAGAAACGCACCAGAAAATCAAACATTGTTTTCGAAGGCCTTCAGGAGAGTGATGGCGAAAGCCAATCTACCACTTCTCAAATTGACCACGGAAATGTATTCCATGTTGGAGGTGAATCTGACCAAGAAAGTCGCATGGATGACGGGTTCTACCTAAGTGATTCTCATTCAGATGCGGAATCTCTACCTTTCCAATTCGGTATCGATTCAGAACACGGTAGCGTCTTATCTTTGAGAGATTTGAGTGGAAGCCGTCGAAATTCAATACCGTCATATAATGATGCTACAGACCGTCACTTTCCTCATGCATCTGGAAAAGAATCTAAATCACACTCCGAAATTTCTGAAGACGATTTCGGCGGGACATTAGGTTCCGATCAAACGCTATCACGAGAACGTGGAGACTCAACAGATAAAAACTTTGCTATTCCTTCGTCTGCGTTTGTTGATTCATACACGGAAATGGAAGAAGTACCACCGGAAATGCTTTGCTTGATACCGGAAACTCAAAGTCAGATGGAATCTAGTTCAACACACACCAGGAGTAGTTCTAGAGGATATTGTCAAAATGTAACCATTCCTGTTTTGCCCACAACACAAGAATCCAGTTTTGATCATATTGTAACTATGAATAATTCCAATAAAGCGAAAACGCTGCTTCAGAATGTTCTTTCATCTAGTAACACTACCAGGACAAAGTCATTCAGTAATTTATTCCAGCACAGAACACCATACAATGAATCTGATCAAATTCCTGCTTCTTCATTTATAAACCCTCATTTAAGTCAAAATAACGCTGGTTCACATGATACCAAACATAATTCTCGACTAAATGATCATGAAGTTCAAGGTAGGTTCAGGTCTAAATCGGTCAGTGTAGGACTACTCGCCgaaaatcaagaaaaaaatcGGAAGTAG
- the CDC25 gene encoding Ras family guanine nucleotide exchange factor CDC25, with the protein MEKMADEGMHPPKSGFASTTVKPLDIVVAQYDYNPTKRAQLRFFSGDIIYVLSKNESGWWDGIIYHSKNSVHRGWFPRSYVKSIKDTNSSRKIFSLSHYGNRPSSNGSRRNSLRVTSPSGNNMNNRSASGSRRGSLASAGNFRRKSLSSTAFQDIHDTTFQNAHNIFSTSPANSKDSMHTGGSSHLKQDYQFDMNYRSASRSRKPSIASSSKSSSSAKSSNFQARSVDSLHNGCLPSEHSNSKRSVSSTRSHPLYESEINILSAKEVEMLFNNMSKQEFVPVWTPVLTVNNNLLYFNKELNIYCTSLPLLKSPELTLKSVFAPNEHLVDLQVRDFDSDSSTNTQMMELESVSSNQLRNQTSNPMVVVGTNTPQRPNFQSTASKDAATQSSDIAGQSPNLAPQSNQSVNHQESEGRFLNPTLRSTLPSSKEIFYSLESDLKTWTELKNITLYYLKTAHNFFFKQNKPSFYQNFSSATTYIFYHQLACKLLRKELIRKNVIKDVRKIIKKLIKALFRINVNVSFYFNSHRRIVVNSSDGKRISSETHIFNNDCFTESSGRSSGFIIPSNIEFPDLRNISTSTTTSLNRNSTMDYTSDTGNRTSETIQLDIDSPRTSVPTNATQTSNMLIDEETGIVLNSLFNVIQTDFTNIFKLIGNLHTIILQSVATDDVLVQIHPRFFKNSYEGTIWTRTDAKTPSHASGLLSHGSPSFELNSLNPPTLPESLSNSIFSGRQYSSSSARTAHSVLEKQNSTGSISKMQQKSRSRTKEAHSHRYPLNYSTLNLIREKLTLINNFSKSEKRATGTSLSSVDLVELSMATYTGLKDSAAFLNMVDSLDLQFFLNLKRCASDKTLEKELHEFCESSMTNVVSLLLEYYDLKQALHDITIRYVMDTQNLSLRDPFVFCSMRGELSQSSKDNNIDLYQLIESQKKVNVLYEQLLSQDVEVNGMSFIKTQEVLHEAALRYHNIASLIFAIIEQLIVERENIINYAARMMNNEFMEVLLKDEQFEYDDVVSTSITASQTASDDQEFKQQGRPTSMLSSTMDSKASTSSPQSFMDDILWFLDSDYEYELIYSPNGHIKGGTKDALIEHLTNHKTIDAFFNIVMLTTFRSMFTTAEFMRYLFRRFDISPPEGLSYEEYNVWVEKKQKPIRARVINIIKSWLTDYWNDCYYEDSLDSFEELKNIVNLAILEDFSGAHELKPIVEERISTIEVKLQHSDHNSINSPPPQVAKSPTPKSSNFRIRKHRLLEFDPFTFAQQLTLNEHILYSAIDQFECLDRIWHKKHANFGGSANISKFITSSNRLTDFVSYSIVKEADGKKRAAVLQFFIQVSEQCYNLKNFSSMTAIVSALYSSPIFRLKKTFERLPKHVLNSLDKLNTLMDSTKNFFRYRELLKTVHDVPCVPFFGVYLSDLTFTASGNPDFLNNNPEIINFSKRLKIVTILNEIMSFQKITYKLKHSDDVNAFLESDMNNIPSIEKQYELSLKIEPRADVSSNFNNAEYQTTTDMTKTSSKRLRFGRLRK; encoded by the coding sequence atggaaaagatGGCGGACGAAGGGATGCATCCGCCTAAAAGTGGGTTTGCTTCTACTACAGTGAAACCATTGGACATAGTGGTGGCTCAATATGATTATAATCCAACGAAACGGGCTCAGTTGAGGTTTTTCTCTGGAGATATCATATATGTACTATCAAAGAATGAATCTGGATGGTGGGATGGTATTATTTATCACTCAAAGAATTCTGTTCATAGGGGCTGGTTCCCCAGAAGCTATGTGAAGTCCATCAAGGACACGAATAGCAGCAGAAAAATATTCTCTTTGAGCCATTATGGAAATAGGCCTAGTAGCAATGGATCCCGTCGAAATAGTCTGAGGGTTACTAGTCCGTCTGGAAATAATATGAACAACCGTTCAGCTTCTGGGTCAAGGAGAGGTTCGCTGGCAAGCGCTGGGAACtttagaagaaaaagtcTATCATCAACCGCTTTCCAGGACATTCACGATACAACATTCCAAAATGCACATAATATCTTTTCTACTTCACCAGCAAATTCGAAAGATAGCATGCACACTGGCGGTTCTTCACATTTGAAGCAGGACTATCAATTTGATATGAACTACCGATCTGCATCGCGTTCAAGAAAGCCAAGTATTGCATCGAGTTCTAAAAGCTCTTCCAGCGCGAAATCCTCGAACTTCCAAGCACGTTCGGTGGATTCTTTACATAACGGATGTCTGCCATCAGAGCATTCAAATAGCAAAAGGTCAGTGTCTTCCACTAGATCACATCCTCTATACGAGTCTGAGATCAATATCTTATCTGCAAAAGAAGTCGAAATGCTTTTTAATAATATGTCGAAACAAGAGTTTGTTCCAGTATGGACCCCTGTGTTGACCGTGAACAACAATCTCTTATATTTTAACAAAGAATTAAACATATACTGCACTTCATTACCTCTTTTAAAATCACCAGAACTGACTTTAAAATCCGTGTTTGCTCCAAACGAACACCTTGTCGATTTACAGGTACGTGACTTTGACTCTGACTCTTCTACGAATACCCAGATGATGGAACTTGAGTCAGTTTCTTCCAACCAATTACGTAACCAAACAAGCAACCCTATGGTCGTTGTTGGCACAAATACCCCACAAAGGCCAAATTTTCAATCTACTGCTTCAAAAGATGCTGCAACCCAATCATCAGATATAGCAGGTCAGTCACCAAATTTGGCCCCTCAATCTAATCAATCAGTAAATCACCAGGAAAGTGAAGGTCGTTTTCTGAATCCAACTTTAAGATCAACTTTGCCATCTAGTAAAGAaatcttttattctttggaatcagatttgaaaacttggacagaattgaaaaacatTACATTGTACTATCTGAAAACAGCACAcaactttttctttaaacaaaacaaaccatCATTCTATCAGAATTTTTCGAGTGCAACAACTTACATCTTTTATCACCAATTAGCTTGTAAACTTTTAAGAAAGGAACtaataagaaaaaatgtTATAAAAGATGTTCGcaaaatcatcaagaaaCTAATAAAGGCCTTATTTAGGATCAATGTTAATGTTTCATTCTACTTTAACTCTCATAGACGTATTGTCGTGAATTCTTCTGATGGTAAAAGAATTAGCTCAGAAACCCATATTTTCAATAATGATTGTTTTACGGAATCTTCAGGCAGATCAAGTGGATTTATTATACCTAGTAATATCGAATTTCCTGATTTAAGAAACATCAGCACAAGCACAACAACTTCATTAAACCGAAATTCTACTATGGATTACACTTCAGATACAGGGAACAGGACTTCAGAGACTATTCAACTGGATATCGACTCTCCAAGAACTTCGGTGCCCACTAATGCAACACAAACATCGAACATGTtaattgatgaagaaaccgGTATTGTACTCAATTCGCTTTTTAATGTTATTCAAACCGACTTTACTAATATATTCAAGCTGATCGGTAACTTACACACTATCATACTCCAATCAGTAGCGACTGATGATGTTTTAGTCCAAATTCATCCTaggttcttcaaaaactcgTATGAAGGAACAATTTGGACAAGAACGGATGCAAAAACCCCCTCTCATGCTTCAGGTTTGCTATCTCACGGTTCTCCTAGTTTTGAGCTCAACAGCTTAAACCCGCCTACCCTCCCTGAATCTTTATCTAACTCTATTTTCTCTGGCAGACAATATAGTAGTTCTAGTGCCCGGACCGCACACTCTGTGCTTGAAAAACAGAATTCTACAGGATCAATCTCGAAGATGCAACAAAAATCGCGCTCACGGACGAAAGAAGCTCATTCGCATCGTTATCCTTTAAATTATTCAACCTTAAATTTAATTCGTGAGAAACTAACTCTgatcaacaacttttctAAATCCGAAAAAAGAGCAACGGGAACTTCATTGAGCAGTGTAGATTTAGTCGAATTAAGCATGGCAACATATACTGGTCTCAAAGACTCAGCTGCATTCCTAAATATGGTCGATAGTTTAGACTTgcaattcttcttgaacttaAAACGATGCGCATCTGATAAAACCCTAGAGAAGGAGCTACATGAATTTTGTGAATCGTCTATGACAAATGTTgtgtctcttcttcttgaatattATGATTTGAAACAGGCATTGCATGACATCACTATTAGATACGTCATGGATACTCAGAATTTATCTCTCAGGGACccttttgtcttttgttCAATGAGAGGTGAGCTTTCTCAATCCTCCAAGGATAATAACATTGACCTATACCAGCTAATtgaaagccaaaaaaaagtgaacGTTTTGTATGAGCAACTTCTTTCCCAAGATGTTGAGGTTAATGGAATGTCATTCATCAAAACCCAGGAGGTTCTTCATGAAGCAGCGTTACGGTATCATAATATAGCATCACTGATCTTCGCTATAATTGAACAATTAATCgtagaaagagaaaacatAATAAACTATGCCGCACGTATGATGAATAATGAATTCATGGAGGTACTTCTCAAAGATGAACAATTCGAATATGATGACGTTGTCTCCACATCTATCACCGCTTCACAAACTGCTAGTGATGATCAAGAGTTTAAACAGCAAGGAAGGCCAACTTCTATGTTATCATCTACAATGGATTCAAAGGCCTCAACCTCATCACCACAGTCTTTCATGGATGATATATTGTGGTTCCTTGATTCCGACTATGAATATGAGTTAATATATAGTCCAAATGGACATATTAAAGGAGGAACAAAGGATGCGCTAATTGAGCACCTGACAAACCATAAAACGATTGATGcctttttcaatattgtcATGCTTACAACTTTCAGAAGCATGTTTACTACAGCTGAGTTTATGCGTTATCTATTTAGAAGATTTGATATCTCTCCTCCAGAGGGATTAAGCTATGAAGAATATAATGTCTGggttgaaaagaagcaaaagcCAATTAGGGCGCGGGTTATTAATATAATTAAATCGTGGCTCACCGACTACTGGAATGACTGTTATTATGAAGACTCGTTAGATagctttgaagaattaaagaatattgTGAACCTAGCAATATTAGAGGACTTTTCTGGAGCTCATGAACTCAAACCAATAGtcgaagaaagaatatccACCATTGAAGTTAAACTACAGCATTCAGACCACAATTCTATTAACAGTCCACCTCCACAAGTTGCCAAAAGTCCAACTCCAAAAAGCTCTAACTTCAGAATTAGAAAACATAGGCTTTTAGAATTTGATCCCTTTACTTTTGCTCAGCAATTGACTTTGAACGAGCATATATTGTATTCAGCTATTGATCAATTTGAGTGTTTGGATCGTATATGGCATAAGAAACACGCGAATTTTGGTGGTTCGGCTAATATATCCAAATTTATTACATCCTCGAATCGTTTGACAGATTTTGTGTCCTATAGCATTGTTAAGGAAGCAGATGGTAAGAAAAGAGCAGCAGTGTTGCAGTTTTTTATCCAAGTCTCAGAGCAGTGCTATAACCTTAAAAACTTTTCATCCATGACAGCAATTGTGTCTGCTTTATACTCCTCTCCTATCTTTAGATTAAAGAAGACATTTGAACGATTACCAAAGCATGTTTTAAACTCTTTGGATAAATTGAATACATTAATGGACTCGACGAAAAACTTCTTTAGGTATCGTGAACTTTTGAAAACCGTTCATGATGTACCTTGTGTTCCATTCTTTGGTGTGTATTTGTCTGATCTTACATTCACCGCAAGTGGAAATCCAGACTTCCTTAATAACAATCCAGAAATTATCAATTTTTCTAAGCGTTTAAAAATTGTCACAATTCTAAATGAGATAATGTCTTTCCAGAAGATTACTTATAAACTCAAACATTCCGACGACGTAAATGCGTTTTTAGAGTCAGACATGAACAATATACCTTCAATCGAAAAACAATATGAATTGAGTTTGAAGATTGAACCTAGGGCGGACGTTTCATCCAATTTTAATAATGCTGAGTACCAAACAACCACAGATATGACTAAAACTAGTAGTAAAAGATTAAGATTTGGTAGATTGAGAAAATAA
- the SMD2 gene encoding mRNA splicing protein SMD2 — MADTYIPKTDLSRSELSRDELTQLEEFELKYGPMSLIREAMLQRTPVIISLRNNHKLIARVKSFDKHCNMVLENVKEIWTEKVKDKKVNRERFIAKLFLRGDSVIIVVKA, encoded by the coding sequence ATGGCAGACACATATATCCCTAAGACGGATCTTTCCCGATCAGAATTGTCGAGAGATGAGTTAACACAACTAGAAGAGTTTGAACTCAAATACGGACCAATGTCTTTAATTCGTGAAGCCATGCTTCAGAGAACACCTGTAATAATATCCCTCAGAAATAACCATAAACTGATAGCAAGGGTAAAGTCATTTGATAAACATTGCAACATGGTGTTGGAGAACGTAAAGGAAATATGGACAGAAAAGGTAAAAGACAAAAAGGTAAATAGGGAGAGGTTTATCGCTAAACTATTTCTAAGAGGTGACTCGGTAATAATAGTGGTCAAAGCATAG
- the MCM5 gene encoding MCM DNA helicase complex subunit MCM5 — MSLDRPEIHTTRVLAGEELSSSENSEVIKSFKSFILDFRLDSNFIYREQLRNNLLVHKYFLDVNTEHLIGYNEDLYKKLQDEPIDIIPLFEQAITQIAKRIVLLSQDSDVDPETALSNFPLCQLILNSSSMEIPLRNLDSDHVSKIVRITGIIISSSVLTSRATQLSLMCRSCKHMTTLKLNNFQNLNNNNVQLPRECLADRSNDTDETAASCGPDPYLIVHESSQFIDQQFLKLQELPESVPIGELPRNLLMTCDRYLTNKVVPGTRVTIIGIYSIYQSKNKSINSSGNKAVAIRNPYVKVVGIKHLSNNPLNNSLSMFSESDEQKFLELSQRPDLYELFAKSIAPSIYGNADIKKAIVCLLMGGSKKLLPDGMRLRGDINVLLLGDPGTAKSQLLKFVEKVSPISVYTSGKGSSAAGLTASVQRDPTTREFYLEGGAMVLADGGVVCIDEFDKMRDEDRVAIHEAMEQQTISIAKAGITTVLNSRTSVLAAANPVYGRYDDLKSPGENIDFQTTILSRFDMIFIVKDDHNEDRDISIANHVMNIHTGRTQQTDPNDESNSDNEIPIETMKRYISYCRLKCAPRLSPEAATKLSSHFINIRKQLQESEKHSNERSSIPITVRQLEAIIRITESLAKLELKPVATEVHVDEAIRLFQASTMDAASQDPINSQENDTNMLALIRRIESELKRRLPIGWSTSYKTLQREFVVNKRLPQYALDKALYLLERHESIQLRHQGQNIYRSGV, encoded by the coding sequence ATGTCGCTCGATAGACCAGAGATTCATACAACCAGAGTTCTAGCCGGTGAAGAGCTTTCCTCCAGTGAAAACTCAGAGGTAAtcaaatctttcaaaagTTTCATACTGGATTTCAGACTAGACTCGAACTTCATTTACAGAGAACAGCTACGGAATAACCTTTTGGTTCACAAATACTTTCTCGATGTTAATACAGAACATTTGATCGGATACAATGAAGATCTTTACAAGAAACTACAAGATGAACCTATCGATATCATACCATTATTTGAACAGGCTATTACACAAATAGCCAAGAGAATTGTGCTTTTGTCACAGGATTCTGATGTGGATCCAGAAACGGCTCTCTCGAACTTTCCTCTCTGCCAGCTCATTCTCAACTCAAGCTCTATGGAGATCCCTCTAAGAAATTTAGACTCTGATCATGTTTCGAAGATTGTCAGAATTACAGGTATCATTATCTCCTCAAGTGTTCTAACATCGAGAGCCACCCAACTCTCCCTCATGTGTAGAAGTTGTAAACACATGACAACATTGAAATTAAACAACTTTCAGAACttgaataataataatgtgCAGTTGCCTCGTGAATGTTTGGCAGATCGTTCTAATGATACAGATGAGACTGCAGCATCTTGTGGGCCAGATCCTTACTTGATCGTTCACGAATCATCACAATTCATTGACCAGCAGTTCTTGAAACTACAAGAACTTCCTGAGTCTGTGCCAATCGGTGAACTACCCAGAAACCTCTTGATGACTTGTGACAGATATTTGACCAACAAGGTGGTCCCCGGTACCAGAGTAACCATTATTGGTATCTATTCTATCTATCAGtcgaaaaataaaagtatCAATAGTTCTGGTAACAAAGCTGTTGCTATCAGAAATCCATACGTTAAAGTTGTGGGTATCAAGCATCTGTCTAATAATCCATTGAACAATTCCTTGTCCATGTTTTCGGAAAGCGACGAACAGAAATTCTTAGAACTTTCCCAGAGACCTGATCTATATGAACTGTTCGCCAAATCTATTGCTCCCAGTATTTATGGTAATGCAGATATCAAAAAAGCTATTGTTTGTCTGCTAATGGGTGGCTCAAAGAAATTATTACCTGATGGCATGAGACTAAGAGGTGATATTAACGTATTGCTATTAGGTGATCCTGGTACCGCAAAGTCGCAACTTTTGaagtttgttgaaaaaGTGTCTCCAATCTCCGTTTACACATCAGGTAAAGGTTCTTCAGCTGCTGGTTTGACAGCAAGTGTTCAAAGGGACCCAACGACTAGAGAGTTTTATTTGGAAGGTGGTGCTATGGTGTTGGCAGATGGTGGGGTTGTTTGtattgatgaatttgaCAAGATGAGAGATGAAGATCGTGTTGCAATTCACGAAGCTATGGAACAACAGACAATTTCCATTGCTAAGGCAGGTATCACAACAGTCTTAAACTCCAGAACAAGTGTTCTTGCAGCAGCCAATCCTGTATATGGTAGATACGATGACCTAAAGTCGCCTGGTGAAAATATTGACTTCCAAACAACTATTTTGTCTAGATTTGACATGATTTTCATTGTCAAGGATGATCACAATGAGGATAGAGATATATCTATTGCTAATCATGTTATGAATATTCACACTGGTAGAACTCAACAAACCGACCCAAATGATGAGTCAAACTCGGATAATGAAATACCAATCGAAACTATGAAAAGGTATATTAGTTATTGCCGTTTGAAATGTGCTCCAAGACTCTCACCAGAAGCAGCTACTAAGTTATCATCCcatttcatcaatatcaGAAAACAGCTACAAGAGTCCGAAAAACACTCTAATGAAAGGTCATCAATTCCTATCACAGTTCGTCAGCTGGAAGCCATTATTCGTATCACAGAATCCTTAGCTAAACTAGAATTGAAACCAGTGGCTACTGAGGTTCACGTGGATGAAGCTATCCGTCTCTTCCAAGCTTCTACCATGGATGCAGCCTCCCAGGATCCAATTAACTCACAAGAAAACGACACAAACATGCTTGCTCTAATAAGAAGAATAGAGTCTGAATTAAAGAGAAGACTACCTATTGGTTGGTCTACTAGTTACAAGACTTTACAAAGGGAGTTCGTGGTGAACAAGCGCCTTCCCCAGTATGCATTGGATAAAGCGTTGTATTTGTTAGAAAGACATGAATCTATACAACTAAGGCATCAAGGTCAAAACATCTATAGGAGTGGTGTATGA